Proteins from a single region of Novosphingobium sp. CECT 9465:
- a CDS encoding peroxiredoxin produces MRNIAAAGAAFALLASTQAHAELPNGARAPDFAAKGALAGKPFSFSLKQALKKGPVVLYFYPKAFTQGCTLEAHAFAEASDQFKAAGASVVGMSNDDIATLQKFSTEACRDKFAVAAASPAVIKAYDVDLKRDGKSTGLTKRTSYVIAPNGRVAMVHSDMDYRDHVKMTLEAVRRIKTRG; encoded by the coding sequence ATGCGCAACATTGCTGCTGCCGGTGCAGCTTTCGCCCTTCTGGCTTCAACCCAGGCACATGCTGAATTGCCGAACGGCGCGCGCGCGCCTGATTTTGCGGCCAAGGGCGCGCTGGCTGGCAAGCCGTTTTCCTTCTCGCTCAAGCAGGCGCTGAAGAAGGGGCCGGTCGTGCTTTATTTTTACCCCAAGGCGTTCACGCAAGGCTGTACGCTGGAAGCCCACGCCTTTGCCGAGGCAAGCGACCAGTTCAAGGCGGCGGGCGCCAGCGTGGTCGGCATGTCGAACGATGACATTGCCACGCTGCAGAAGTTTTCGACCGAGGCCTGCCGCGACAAGTTTGCGGTGGCCGCAGCAAGCCCGGCGGTGATCAAGGCCTACGATGTCGATCTGAAGCGCGATGGCAAATCGACCGGGCTGACCAAGCGGACCAGCTATGTGATTGCACCCAACGGCAGGGTGGCAATGGTCCATTCCGACATGGACTATCGCGATCATGTGAAGATGACGCTGGAGGCCGTGCGCAGGATCAAGACGCGCGGCTGA